From the genome of Limisalsivibrio acetivorans, one region includes:
- a CDS encoding DMT family transporter, translating into MNKPTNETAGVLIMLLASALFATMGYFVKRLGETHGTGEIVFFRNLIALMVLLPGILMHRSEIKGGRPFLLALRGLFGFAALFAYFHTITIIPLATAATFMKTAPLFTALLAWIFLKEKSDPKIWFSVVAGFIGIMLILDPGSGVHITGALLGLFAGFMAASAYTSIRQLRSHYPPSVIVASFAVFGVIGPSIIYAGGDFGIISQNFHRMLFHSMPGGIEWFFVLAVGLLATISQYLMTKAYALGRASVIATSSYSSLVFASIAGYMAGDALPDISDICGIILVALSGIIVGVSTRNGGKNGTKRSSNNEGEPPHTGRARA; encoded by the coding sequence ATGAATAAGCCCACAAATGAAACAGCTGGCGTTCTTATTATGCTCCTCGCCTCCGCTCTCTTTGCAACGATGGGATATTTTGTAAAGAGGCTTGGCGAAACCCACGGAACCGGCGAGATCGTATTTTTCAGAAATCTTATAGCCCTTATGGTGCTCCTCCCCGGCATACTGATGCACCGTAGTGAGATAAAGGGGGGCAGACCTTTTCTGCTGGCATTAAGGGGCTTATTCGGTTTTGCGGCTCTTTTTGCATATTTTCATACCATAACAATAATCCCCCTAGCCACAGCAGCTACTTTTATGAAAACAGCTCCTCTCTTTACAGCCTTACTTGCGTGGATATTCCTCAAGGAGAAGAGTGATCCGAAGATTTGGTTCAGTGTGGTTGCCGGCTTTATAGGCATAATGCTTATCCTTGATCCCGGAAGCGGTGTTCACATAACCGGAGCGCTACTCGGTCTTTTCGCCGGTTTTATGGCTGCCTCAGCATACACCTCTATCCGCCAGCTCCGTTCCCACTATCCGCCGAGCGTCATCGTTGCATCCTTTGCGGTTTTTGGTGTGATTGGACCCTCCATTATTTATGCGGGGGGCGATTTTGGAATAATCTCACAAAATTTTCACAGGATGCTCTTCCACTCAATGCCCGGCGGGATAGAATGGTTTTTCGTTCTAGCAGTTGGCCTTCTTGCCACAATATCCCAGTACCTCATGACAAAGGCGTATGCTCTAGGCAGAGCCTCTGTTATAGCGACTTCCAGCTATTCCAGCCTTGTTTTTGCCTCCATCGCAGGATACATGGCGGGGGATGCTTTACCTGACATTTCGGATATTTGTGGTATAATTCTCGTAGCTCTAAGCGGAATAATCGTTGGAGTAAGCACCAGAAAT